From the Actinopolymorpha singaporensis genome, the window GTTCGGGCCGAGCAGGGAGAAGATCGTTCCCGTGGGTACGTCGAGGTCGATGCCGTCGAGCACGACCTTGTCCTTGTAGGCCTTCCGCAGTCCACAGACCGCGATCGCTGAAGTTGTCATGCGGCGACTCTCGCCGGTCGCCCTGACACAGACCTGACCTCGCCCTGACACGGCCCGTCCGAGGCTGGCCAGCAGGGTGGCCGGAACTGGAAACGACAGTTGTCAAAAACCAGCAGAAATCATTTTTTATTCTTCTCGTCACCGGATGAGACCCAGTCGGTACGCAGGGTTCACCGATTTCGGTTGGTTGCGAGGAGATCGGGTGGTGATACGCATGGTGCGTCGACCGGCGACCCACGACAGTGCAGTCGAGAGCCAACGGGAAGGGCTGACCCGCCGTGCGCTCCTGCACCGGTCTGGAGTCGCGGCGGCGGTCTTCTCCGTCGGCGCCTGCAGTTCCGGATCGGGTGAGCCGGAGGGGCCGAAGAAGGGGACGACACCTTCCGGAAGCCCGAACCGCAAAGGATCAGACCGCAAGCCGCTCGCGCCCCCTGCGTCGTTCAAGGAGGCTCCTGTGCTCGCCGCACAGGTGAGGCAGGGCACGCTGCCACCGGTGGAGAAACGCCTTCCGGAAAGCCCCTACGTCGTGCCGCACAACCGGCTCGAGCCGGGCAACTACGGCGGCACCCTGAGGATGATGCTGCCGGCACTGACAACGCCCAGATGAAGCAGTACATGTACGGCCACTCACCATTGCGGTGGCTCAACGACGGCCTCGACATCGGCCCGGCCTGGTCGAGAGCTGGGAGTCCAACGAGGACGCGTCGGAGTGGACGCTGCACTTCCGCAAGGGACTGAAGTGGTCCGACGGCCGGCCGTGGACCACCGCGGACGTCATGTTCTGGTGGGAGGACATGGTCCTCAACGAGGACCACCCCGAGGTGCCCCCGGACGAGGCGAAGTCCGGCAAGGGCACGCTCATGCAGATGAGCGCGCCCCACGACTTCACGATCGTGATGAAGTTCGACGCGGCGCCCCGCACCGCTGACCGCCGACCGGCTCGCCATGTGGGTCAAACGGGGGAGCGGACCCGGCTGGATGGAACCGAAGCACTACATGAAGCAGTTCCACCCGCGTTACAACAAGTCCGTCCCCAAGGACTGGGCCAGCGCCGACGGCGAGTTCGAGAAGAAGCGCAACTGGCAGTTGAACCCCGTCAACCCGACCATGACAGGCTGGCGGCTGAAGTCGTACAAGGAAGGCCGTCAGCTCACCTGGGAACGCAACCCCTACTACTGGTGTGTCGACCGGAAGGGCAACCAGCTTCCCTACATCGACACCCTCACGGTCGGAGCAGTGCAGAACCCTGAGGTCGCCAAACTGCATATCCAGCAGGGCAAGCTCGACTATCTCATCGGCTCGTTCATGGGCGTGGTACTCGGTTCCGTCAGGCTCTCTCACACGCCTTCATGTCCAACTCCGGCTGGGGCGTCGGTGACGGCCCGAACTGCCTGGTCTACCCCAGTGGCTCGTCCCGTTGGAGCCGAGCCGGTGGGCGCCGCTGGAAGGGCAGTACTACAACGTGCGGGGCACTCCGGAAGAAGGCAAGGAAGAAGACGTCGATCCCTTCAAGCGGACGCCGCCCCGGATGGCCCCCGAGCCGGGTGGACCGGTCGAGCGGCTCTGGAAGCTGCACGACCAGAGCAAGACCGAGGCCGACGAACTCGCTCGGCACCGCCTCGTGTGGGAGATCACGAAGATCCACATCAAGGAGGGGCCGTTCTTCCAGGGCTCGGTCTCGAACTCACCCGAGATCGTGCTCGTACACCAGGAACTGAAGAACGTCCCCCGCCGGAACAACCTTGCCCAGGGCGGCTTCACCGCTCCCTGGATCCACCCCACACCGGCGGTCTACGACCCCGAGGTGATGTTCTGGTCCGCTCCGGAGAAGCACAAGGGCTGATTCTCTCGGTCGTTCTTCTGTCCCGGTCCGGTGCCAACGAGAGGTTGCGTGCGCACCGTGATCTGTCGGCGACACGACTCCTGGCATGGGCTCCAGCGCGTGATCAGGATCGTGCCCGGAGTCACGAAACACTGTCCGAAACCCATTGCACACAGCCGGTCGGCGTTATGCCGTTGTTAGCTGGCCGAAATCGGAAAACCCACGGCAAACCAAGGTGGCGTACCTATTCTTCTCGTCACCCCCGGTGAGCTCGGCCAGTACGGCGGCCTCACCGCTCGTAGCCGCAGCGTTGGGATTCGGTGGTGAAACGTATGGTCCGTCGAACAACGACCAACAACCCCGCAGGCGAGAACCAGCAGAAAGGGCTGACGCGTCGGAGTCTCCTGTACGGGTCCGCGGTCGCGGCCGCGGCCCTTTCCCTCGCCGGCTGTAACTCCAGCTCCGGCGGGCAGGAAGGCAGTAAGAAGACCGCGGCGAAGTCCGGAAGCGCGAACCGGAAGGGTTCGGCACGCAAGCCGCTCGCGCCCCCGTCGTCCTTCAAGGAAGCTCCCACGCTCGCCGCGCAGGTGAAGGCGGGGAAGCTGCCACCGGTGGAGAAGCGGCTCCCGGAGAAGCCGTACGTCGTTCCGCACAACTGGCTGGAGCCCGGCACCTACGGCGGCAACGTGCGGATCATGATCCCTGCCACCGACGACGGTCAGCTCAAGGAGTACATGTACGGCCACTCCCCGCTGCGTTGGCTCAACGACGGCCTGGACATCGGGCCGGGACTGGTCGAGAGCTGGTCGTCCAACGCCGACGCGTCGGAGTGGACCCTGCACTTCCGCAAGGGGCTGAAGTGGTCCGACGGCCAGCCGTGGACCACCGCGGACGTGATGTTCTGGTGGGAGGACATGGTCCTCAACGAACAGCACTCCGAGGTTCCACCCGACGAGGCCAAGTCGGGCAAGGGCACGGTCATGAAGATGACCGCACCGGACGACTACACGCTCGTGATGAAGTTCGACGCGCCCGCACCGCTGACCGCCGACCGGCTCGCCATGTGGGTCAACCGGGGCATCGGACCCGGCTGGATGGAACCGAAGCACTACATGAAGCAGTTCCACCCGCGTTACAACAAGTCGGTCCCCAAGGACTGGGCCAGCGCCGACGGTGAGTTCGAGAAGAAGCGGAACTGGCAGATCAACCCGGACAGCCCGACCATGACCGGCTGGCGGCTGAAGTCGTACAAGGAAGGCCGCCAGAGCACCTGGGAACGCAACCCCTACTACTGGTGCGTCGACCGGCAGGGCAACCAGCTTCCCTACGTCGACACGCTCACGGCCGCCGCCGTACAGAACCAGGAAGTCGCCAAACTCCAGATCCAGCAGGGCAAGATCGACTTCCTGGTCGGCGGCTTCATGGGCGTTTCGCTGAGCGACGTGTCGGGACTGAAGGCGGCGCAGAAGTCGAGCAAGACCGTACCCATCCTCTGGGACGCCGGCGACGGCACCGGGGCCGCGTTCTTCTTCAACTACGACTACTACGAGGAGAACCTCCGCAAGCTGATCCGGGAGCCGAAGTTCCGGCAGGCACTGTCGTTGGCGTTCAACCGCGACGACGCCCAGAAGACGATCTACTTCAACACCGGTGAGAAGACCACCGGAACGATGAGCACCAAGGCCATCGAGTACCACGTCGACGACCAGGGCAAGCAGGTCTACAAGCAGTGGCGTGACAGCTACGTGAACCACGACCCCGAGAGGGCGAAGAAGATCCTCGACGAGCTCGGGGTGGTGGACAAGAATGGCGACGGCAAGCGGGAGGCGCCCGACGGCAGCAAGCTGATCATCCGGCTGCAGTACGCCTCCAACGTCGGCAACGACTACAAGAAGCTGAACGACCTGCTGGTGCGCGACTGGAAGGCGATCGGACTCGACGCTCGTCAGTTCCCCATCTCGCCGGAGGCGTACGGCACCGAGTGGAACACCGGCAAGCTCATGTCCAACTCGGGCTGGGGTGTCGGCGACGGTCCGAACTGCCTGGTCTACCCGCAGTGGCTCGTCCCGTTGGAGCCGAGCAGGTGGGCTCCGCTGGAGGGGCAGTTCTACAACGTACGTGGCACCCCGGACGAGCACAAGCAGAAGAACGTCGACCCCTACAAGCGGACACCACCCCGGATGGAGCCGGAGCCGGGCGGCCCGGTCGCGCGACTGTGGAAGCTGTACGACAAGAGCAAGACCGAGGTCGACGAGATGGGCCGGCACCGACTGGTGTGGGAGATGACGAAAATCCACATCGAGGAAGGCCCGTTCTTCCAGGGTTCGGTGTCGAACGCGCCCTCGGTCATGCTCGCGCACCAGGAACTGAAGAACGTCCCCCGGAAGGAGAACCTCGCCCAGGGCGGCTTCACCGCTCCGTGGATCCACCCGACACCGGCGGTCTACGACCCCGAGACGGTGTTCTGGTCGAATCCCGACCAGCACAAGGGATAGGCCGCTCGGTCGACCTACCGCGTCGGTGGCCGGTGCCCTCGGACCAGTGTTCCGGGGTCACCGGCCACGGCCGTCCTTCGTCCCCTGCAGGCGCTGAGCGAGCACCGCGGCCTGGCTGTGCTCGACGTCCT encodes:
- a CDS encoding ABC transporter substrate-binding protein, giving the protein MVRRTTTNNPAGENQQKGLTRRSLLYGSAVAAAALSLAGCNSSSGGQEGSKKTAAKSGSANRKGSARKPLAPPSSFKEAPTLAAQVKAGKLPPVEKRLPEKPYVVPHNWLEPGTYGGNVRIMIPATDDGQLKEYMYGHSPLRWLNDGLDIGPGLVESWSSNADASEWTLHFRKGLKWSDGQPWTTADVMFWWEDMVLNEQHSEVPPDEAKSGKGTVMKMTAPDDYTLVMKFDAPAPLTADRLAMWVNRGIGPGWMEPKHYMKQFHPRYNKSVPKDWASADGEFEKKRNWQINPDSPTMTGWRLKSYKEGRQSTWERNPYYWCVDRQGNQLPYVDTLTAAAVQNQEVAKLQIQQGKIDFLVGGFMGVSLSDVSGLKAAQKSSKTVPILWDAGDGTGAAFFFNYDYYEENLRKLIREPKFRQALSLAFNRDDAQKTIYFNTGEKTTGTMSTKAIEYHVDDQGKQVYKQWRDSYVNHDPERAKKILDELGVVDKNGDGKREAPDGSKLIIRLQYASNVGNDYKKLNDLLVRDWKAIGLDARQFPISPEAYGTEWNTGKLMSNSGWGVGDGPNCLVYPQWLVPLEPSRWAPLEGQFYNVRGTPDEHKQKNVDPYKRTPPRMEPEPGGPVARLWKLYDKSKTEVDEMGRHRLVWEMTKIHIEEGPFFQGSVSNAPSVMLAHQELKNVPRKENLAQGGFTAPWIHPTPAVYDPETVFWSNPDQHKG